A stretch of DNA from Brevibacillus ruminantium:
ACTTTTCCCTTGGAAGATTCCCGCGGGTTGCGTGTTTCGGTCGCGCGAGGAAGCATGGCATACTCGGCTGTAATCCATCCCTTGCCGCCGCCACGCATAAAGGGCGGCACACGATCCTCCAATGTCGCCGTGCAGATTACTTTGGTATCCCCTACCTCGATCAGGCAAGACCCTTCTGCGTGCTTGATGTAGTTGCGCGTAATCTTGACCGGACGCAATTGGTCATGGGAACGGCCATCATGTCTCATTCCATGTTCCTCCTAGTTTGCTTTCATCAACTCCGCCCATTATAGCAGAGACGGGAAAGGCGTTGCCACCCTCGGGGGGAGTCGTGTGCATTAAAGCTTTCCCTGAAAAAATAAAGCCACGCCGAAACAGGGGCGTGGTAGATGATCTCTATCAGTACTGCATCGAGTTGATCTGAATCGGCCTGCTTACCGGCTTGGTAAAATCAAAATTTCCACTCGTCAGCGGCTTGCCTTCAACCAGGAGTTGCACATTTTTGGCCCCCGTGCTGTCGGAGATCGACAACACCAGCGATTCTAGCGCATCCGGACTGGCTTCACGGCCTTCATCGTACTTCAAGATATCATCACTCAGATTGACAGTGACCAAACTGTTTTCCTGCCTGACATCGAGAATGCGGGTCGTTCGCAGGAGCGAACTAAACAGTTGGGAGCCCTCTTTCGGTCCTTTGATCAGTTCTTCTACCGTAGCCTTGGCGACATTTTCTGTCTCCGGCACTAAGCGAGTGACCGGGACGAAATAAGTCCGTTTGTCATCGAGTTGTCCCTGAAAATAGATGGTTACCGACGTCGTTTTCCCAGGCACGGCTCCCTCGGCTAGCTCCAGGTTCAGCCCTTGGTTCCGGTCAAGCAGGGAGAGCGGCGTGTTGTTTGCCGGCATTTCTGCGAGCGGCGTGCCGTTTATCCAAATCTGAACGGATTTGACATTGCTGAATTCGGTAAGCGCCCGCGTCACGGCATCCACGATTTTCTTTTCCTGTTTGTCGTCGTATTTGCGAAATTCCTTGGAAAAATCGACTGTTGCCACGCCGTCCTTGATCACCAGCCCTTTTACCTGGGTCCCTTTTGGCAAGACAGCCGAGAAGCCGCTTGGCAGCATGCTTTGCACTGGACCATCCTGAACCATGTAGGTTAATACCTGCTTGGCGACCCCTTCTTCTTTGGGCAGGGTCAACGATACAGGTACCACATATCCATTGGCATCGAGAAGATAGACGGTTCTCTCTGCCGATCCTTGCGTTGCCGCTACCGGCTCTCCGGCTGCTGCGTCTGCGGGGGAATGGGCGCCAGGTGTCTCTACTGCTACTTCTGACTGCGGCGGCGGATCGATACTGGTCGCTTCCTTCTCAGGTCCGAACAATCCGCACCCTGACAGCAGCAAGGCGCTCACTCCGACCGCTGCCGTCATTTTGCCGATGCTTCGCATTTTCATGTTATCCAGCCTCCTCCAGACACTTTGTACTAACATGTATACGAGCATGGCTTGGGTTTATGCGTTGTTTGTCCGAAAAGAAAGGTTCTTTCCCGCCATGAAATCCAGACGGAAAAAGAACCTTTTGTCGTTCTTCTATTTGAAGTGGGTAAGAACCTCCAGTGACTGACGCTCTACTCTCACCGGGAAACGGAGCCAATCCTCGGCAATGCGTTGAAAAGTGACGGCATCTCCGCTGGTAAAGAACAGATGCTCAGGAGCTGAAGGGAATTTCCGGCCTGCCTGTTTTTTGCTCAATGCCGCTAATTCTCGCGCAGTTTCCTCTGCCGAGCTGATCAGCGTGATCGTAGGTCCAAGCGTTTCCTGAATGAGCGGTGCGAGCAGAGGATAATGGGTACATCCCAAAATTAACGTATCCAGACGGTAGGATAGCAAAGGCGCCAATGTACGCCGCACCTCTTCCCTGGCTTCGTCCGAGCCGAGCTGGTTGCTCTCTACAAGCGGAACAAAGCCGGGACAAGCCAGCCCAAACACAAATGCGCCCGGATTGATGCGCTTGATCGCGTTTTCATACGCGCCGGAGCGTATCGTCGTCTCCGTACCGATAACGCCAATCCGCCCGCTTTTTGTCTGTCCATGCGCTGCCCGCGCTCCCGGCTCGATGACACCGATCACAGGATAAGACAAAATCGATTTTGCCTCTTCCAATACGACGGCTGTAGCTGTATTGCAGGCCACCACCAATGCCTTGATGGGAAATGCGGAAACAAACTCAATCATTTGAAAGGTGTTGGTCCGTATCTCTTCTGGCGTTTTGGAGCCGTACGGACAGCGTGCGTTGTCCCCGAAATACAGAATCGATTCTTCCGGCAATTGCCGCATCACTTCCCTTGCGACAGTTAATCCTCCCACTCCGGAATCAATGATGGCAATTGGATTATGGTTGCTCATCGCTGCTTCTCCCCTGTTGTAATCTCCA
This window harbors:
- a CDS encoding GerMN domain-containing protein, encoding MKMRSIGKMTAAVGVSALLLSGCGLFGPEKEATSIDPPPQSEVAVETPGAHSPADAAAGEPVAATQGSAERTVYLLDANGYVVPVSLTLPKEEGVAKQVLTYMVQDGPVQSMLPSGFSAVLPKGTQVKGLVIKDGVATVDFSKEFRKYDDKQEKKIVDAVTRALTEFSNVKSVQIWINGTPLAEMPANNTPLSLLDRNQGLNLELAEGAVPGKTTSVTIYFQGQLDDKRTYFVPVTRLVPETENVAKATVEELIKGPKEGSQLFSSLLRTTRILDVRQENSLVTVNLSDDILKYDEGREASPDALESLVLSISDSTGAKNVQLLVEGKPLTSGNFDFTKPVSRPIQINSMQY
- the racE gene encoding glutamate racemase, encoding MSNHNPIAIIDSGVGGLTVAREVMRQLPEESILYFGDNARCPYGSKTPEEIRTNTFQMIEFVSAFPIKALVVACNTATAVVLEEAKSILSYPVIGVIEPGARAAHGQTKSGRIGVIGTETTIRSGAYENAIKRINPGAFVFGLACPGFVPLVESNQLGSDEAREEVRRTLAPLLSYRLDTLILGCTHYPLLAPLIQETLGPTITLISSAEETARELAALSKKQAGRKFPSAPEHLFFTSGDAVTFQRIAEDWLRFPVRVERQSLEVLTHFK